A window of Lepidochelys kempii isolate rLepKem1 chromosome 1, rLepKem1.hap2, whole genome shotgun sequence contains these coding sequences:
- the LOC140905636 gene encoding uncharacterized protein isoform X3, whose amino-acid sequence MSVRPSKPQLTLLLNDVPFTGLVDTGADVTVIRDLEWPHLLATRHFPYFVAHIRSHTPLPGPLTEGNARDDRALRGQDRCGFQPGVCDQHLNNMAWHQGLSNPIPEFQLTLEETALPPEVDNDGTETEEA is encoded by the exons atgtcagtccgcccctcgaaacctcagttaacacttctcttaaatgatgttccttttacagggctggtggacactggagctgacgttacagtgattcgtgatctggagtggccg catcttcttgccactcgtcatttcccttactttgttgctcatattcgcagtcatacccctctgcctgggccactcactgagggcaatgcacgcgacgatcgcgcgttgcgtggtcag gaccgttgtgggttccagcccggtgtgtgcgaccagcacttaaacaacatggcatggcaccaggggctgtcgaatcccataccagagtttcagctgaccttggaggagaccgcgttgccccccgaagtcgacaacgacgggacggaaacggaggaggcgtag